From Actinopolymorpha cephalotaxi, one genomic window encodes:
- a CDS encoding acyl-CoA mutase large subunit family protein, whose amino-acid sequence MTDPAASKASPSRPARVGESGLPIKPVYGPDDLAGWTPASRLGEPGSYPYTRGVYPTMYTGRPWTMRQYAGFGTAAESNRRYHQLIEAGTAGLSVAFDLPTQMGYDSDAPIAHGEVGKVGVAIDSIEDMRLLFDGIPLDQVSTSMTINAPAAVLLLLYQLVGEEHGVDPGRLSGTIQNDVLKEYIARGTYIYPPKASLRLVSDIFAYCQAELARFNTISISGYHMAEAGATPAQEIAFTLADGIEYVQAAIDAGLDVDEFAPRLSFFFVARTTLLEEVAKFRAARRIWAQVMRDRFGARNPKSQMLRFHTQTAGVQLTAQQPEVNLVRVAVQGLAAVLGGTQSLHTNAYDEAIALPSEKAARLALRTQQVLAYETDVTATVDPFAGSYAVEAMTDEVEQAARSLMETVEDLGGAVAAIEKGYQKAEIEQAAYQITRDIDGGERVVVGVNKFVVPDDERYEPLRVDPAIEEGQRDRLAALRANRDAAEVQARLAELRSAAEGPDNVLYPMKRALAARATVGEVCDALREVWGVYTPADAI is encoded by the coding sequence ATGACAGATCCCGCTGCGTCGAAAGCTTCCCCCTCGCGCCCGGCGCGGGTGGGGGAGTCCGGCCTGCCGATCAAGCCCGTCTACGGACCCGACGACCTCGCCGGGTGGACGCCCGCGAGCCGGTTGGGCGAGCCGGGCTCCTATCCGTACACCCGGGGTGTCTACCCGACGATGTACACCGGCCGCCCGTGGACGATGCGGCAGTACGCCGGCTTCGGCACCGCGGCGGAGTCCAACCGCCGTTACCACCAGCTGATCGAGGCGGGCACCGCCGGCCTGTCGGTGGCCTTCGACCTGCCCACCCAGATGGGGTACGACTCCGACGCGCCGATCGCGCACGGCGAGGTCGGCAAGGTCGGGGTGGCGATCGACTCCATCGAGGACATGCGGCTGCTCTTCGACGGCATCCCGCTGGACCAGGTGTCCACGTCGATGACGATCAACGCGCCGGCCGCGGTGCTCCTGCTGCTCTACCAACTCGTCGGCGAGGAACACGGAGTCGACCCCGGACGGCTGAGCGGGACCATCCAGAACGACGTGCTGAAGGAGTACATCGCCCGCGGCACCTACATCTATCCGCCCAAGGCCTCGCTGCGGTTGGTGTCGGACATCTTCGCCTACTGTCAAGCCGAGCTTGCGCGGTTCAACACGATCTCCATCTCCGGCTACCACATGGCCGAGGCGGGTGCCACGCCCGCGCAGGAGATCGCGTTCACGCTGGCGGACGGGATCGAGTACGTCCAGGCCGCGATCGACGCGGGCCTGGACGTGGACGAGTTCGCGCCGCGGCTGTCGTTCTTCTTCGTCGCCCGCACCACCCTGCTGGAGGAGGTGGCGAAGTTCCGCGCCGCCCGCAGGATCTGGGCGCAGGTGATGCGCGACCGGTTCGGCGCGCGCAACCCGAAGTCGCAGATGCTGCGGTTCCACACCCAGACCGCGGGAGTGCAGCTGACCGCGCAGCAGCCGGAGGTCAACCTGGTCAGGGTCGCCGTGCAGGGCCTCGCGGCGGTGCTGGGGGGTACGCAGTCGCTGCACACCAACGCCTACGACGAGGCGATCGCGCTGCCCAGTGAGAAGGCCGCCCGACTCGCGTTGCGCACCCAGCAGGTGCTGGCGTACGAGACCGACGTGACCGCGACCGTCGACCCGTTCGCCGGCTCCTACGCCGTTGAGGCGATGACCGACGAGGTGGAGCAGGCCGCGCGGTCGCTGATGGAGACGGTCGAGGACCTCGGTGGCGCGGTGGCCGCGATCGAGAAGGGTTACCAGAAAGCCGAGATCGAGCAGGCGGCGTACCAGATCACCCGCGACATCGACGGCGGCGAACGCGTCGTGGTGGGCGTCAACAAGTTCGTCGTTCCCGACGACGAGCGCTACGAGCCGCTGCGGGTCGATCCCGCCATCGAGGAGGGCCAGCGCGACCGGCTGGCCGCCCTGCGCGCGAACCGCGACGCCGCCGAGGTGCAAGCCCGCCTTGCGGAGCTTCGGTCGGCGGCCGAGGGGCCGGACAACGTGCTCTACCCGATGAAGCGGGCGCTGGCCGCCCGGGCGACCGTCGGCGAGGTGTGTGACGCGCTGCGGGAGGTGTGGGGCGTCTACACCCCGGCCGACGCGATCTGA
- the galT gene encoding galactose-1-phosphate uridylyltransferase yields the protein MKKTATRLADGRELIYFDESDSAVRDAVDSRDLPARPPASELRYDPLVDEWVAVAAHRQSRTFLPPADECPLCPSRPGHPSEIPAESYDVAVFENRFPSFSGGPGAAGAAGVGELGADAADGADLFARRPGVGRCEVVCFTSEHGGAFGALSPSRVRTVMEAWADRTAELSTLPGVEQVFCFENRGEEIGVTLHHPHGQIYGYPFVPPRTRRMLEAARSYAERTGGNLFADVLAAERSAQVRVVAQTRHWTAFVPAAARWPVEVHLHPHRRVPDLAALDEDERAEFGPLYLRVLRALDRYFAPEGGPDLPLPYIAAWHQAPVHADRDLAALHLQVFSVRRAANKLKYLAGSESAMGVWINDGRPEDVAARLRALVDEGGRG from the coding sequence ATGAAGAAAACCGCGACCCGGTTGGCCGACGGGCGAGAGCTGATCTACTTCGACGAGTCCGACAGCGCCGTCCGCGACGCCGTGGACAGCCGGGACCTCCCGGCGCGCCCGCCCGCGTCGGAGCTGCGCTACGACCCGCTGGTCGACGAGTGGGTGGCGGTCGCCGCGCACCGGCAGTCCCGCACCTTCCTGCCGCCGGCCGACGAGTGCCCGCTGTGCCCGTCCCGGCCGGGGCATCCCTCGGAGATTCCGGCCGAGAGCTACGACGTGGCGGTCTTCGAGAACCGCTTCCCATCGTTCTCGGGAGGTCCCGGCGCGGCCGGGGCGGCCGGTGTCGGTGAGCTCGGGGCCGACGCGGCCGACGGAGCCGACCTGTTCGCCCGCCGGCCGGGCGTGGGGCGCTGTGAGGTGGTGTGCTTCACCTCCGAGCACGGCGGCGCGTTCGGGGCGCTGTCGCCCTCCCGGGTCCGCACCGTCATGGAGGCCTGGGCCGACCGGACCGCCGAGCTTTCCACCCTGCCCGGCGTGGAGCAGGTGTTCTGCTTCGAGAACCGCGGCGAGGAGATCGGCGTCACCCTGCACCACCCGCACGGGCAGATCTACGGCTACCCGTTCGTGCCGCCGCGCACCCGGCGGATGCTGGAGGCTGCCCGCTCCTACGCCGAGCGCACCGGCGGCAACCTGTTCGCCGACGTGCTGGCCGCCGAGCGCTCCGCACAGGTCCGGGTGGTCGCGCAGACCAGGCACTGGACCGCCTTCGTGCCGGCGGCCGCCCGCTGGCCGGTCGAGGTGCACCTCCACCCGCACCGCCGGGTGCCCGACCTGGCCGCGCTGGACGAGGACGAGCGCGCCGAGTTCGGCCCGCTCTACCTCCGGGTGCTGCGGGCGCTGGACCGCTACTTCGCGCCCGAGGGCGGGCCCGACCTGCCCCTTCCGTACATCGCCGCGTGGCACCAGGCGCCGGTGCACGCGGACCGCGACCTGGCCGCCCTGCACCTGCAGGTGTTCTCGGTCCGCCGGGCCGCCAACAAGCTGAAGTACCTGGCGGGCTCGGAGTCCGCGATGGGCGTCTGGATCAACGACGGACGCCCCGAGGACGTCGCCGCCCGGCTGCGCGCCCTCGTCGACGAGGGAGGACGTGGATGA
- a CDS encoding 2'-5' RNA ligase family protein, which produces MRTIGVAVAIPEPYGGELQRWRAAFGDPLADAIPTHVTLLPPTQVDNDAMDTMDAIERHLLTVAESAQPFTMRLRGTATFRPVSPVVFVAVAEGISSCELLAEGVRSGPLRRDLAFPYHPHVTVAHDLPHHVLDKAYEALDTYTCAFTVQTFSLFEHGTDLVWRPQRDFALGGPLPGPVPPDES; this is translated from the coding sequence GTGCGCACGATCGGTGTCGCGGTCGCGATCCCCGAACCCTACGGCGGAGAGCTGCAACGCTGGCGGGCCGCGTTCGGCGACCCGCTCGCCGACGCCATCCCCACCCACGTGACGTTGCTGCCGCCCACCCAGGTCGACAACGACGCCATGGACACGATGGACGCGATCGAACGCCACCTGCTGACGGTGGCGGAGTCCGCGCAGCCGTTCACGATGCGGCTGCGGGGGACCGCGACGTTCCGGCCGGTGTCGCCGGTGGTGTTCGTGGCGGTCGCGGAGGGCATCTCGTCCTGCGAGCTGCTGGCCGAGGGCGTGCGCAGCGGGCCGCTGCGGCGCGACCTCGCGTTCCCGTACCACCCGCACGTCACCGTCGCCCACGACCTGCCCCACCACGTGCTCGACAAGGCGTACGAGGCGCTGGACACCTACACCTGTGCCTTCACCGTGCAGACGTTCAGCCTGTTCGAGCACGGCACCGACCTGGTGTGGCGGCCACAGCGGGACTTCGCCCTGGGCGGGCCGCTGCCCGGGCCGGTGCCACCCGACGAGTCCTGA
- a CDS encoding SCO4848 family membrane protein, which translates to MRITRKISALLLGVAGWNVVTYATFIRNLAKTEGRPTGYYVAHTVLIVVNLAIAVVLGRIGWQALKAEKAERAGEAGPGQGRDEVSAGR; encoded by the coding sequence GTGCGTATCACCAGGAAGATCTCCGCCCTGCTGCTCGGCGTGGCGGGCTGGAACGTCGTCACCTACGCCACGTTCATCCGCAACCTGGCCAAGACCGAGGGGCGCCCGACGGGCTACTACGTCGCCCACACGGTGCTGATCGTCGTCAACCTCGCGATAGCGGTCGTCCTGGGCCGGATCGGCTGGCAGGCTCTCAAAGCGGAGAAGGCGGAGCGGGCCGGCGAGGCGGGGCCCGGTCAGGGCCGCGACGAGGTGTCCGCCGGCCGCTGA
- a CDS encoding D-alanyl-D-alanine carboxypeptidase family protein, translated as MRPERRVRAIGRAGSAARIARLVCVLVLGVATTLGLTVVPAGAAGNAPGSAPGAKPTPTEPPPVPGPTATPVPTTNPFTGPVGGAALGHRGVVVDRNTTPAPPKVDVASYVVADLDTGQVLASKNAHLRLPPASTLKTLTAVTLLPRLDKRARYTAVPADTRVEGSRVGIENGRAYTIDQLFYGMFLPSGNDAASALGNAAGGTRTAVEMMNTEARRLGAFDTHAVNTSGLDAPGQVSSAYDLALVARAGMARADFRRYVTTLRYNFPGKGRKSFQIQNLNKLLGHYPGAIGVKNGYTTQAHSTLVGAAEQDGRRLVVVIMRSKAPYWTRAATLLDWGFTAGAKAKPVGNLVSSDDVARAAAARAPGAATPKPGATRPAGPAASPSTRPTLAPGAGGPDDPGVTIATAESAWPRLPVWLWLMLLVFLGLAGLRVFSYVRSRR; from the coding sequence GTGCGCCCAGAGCGCCGGGTGCGTGCCATCGGCCGGGCCGGTTCGGCCGCCCGGATCGCCCGCCTGGTCTGCGTCCTCGTTCTCGGTGTGGCGACCACCCTCGGCCTGACCGTCGTCCCCGCTGGTGCGGCCGGCAACGCGCCCGGCAGCGCGCCCGGGGCCAAGCCGACGCCCACGGAGCCACCGCCCGTGCCGGGCCCCACCGCGACGCCCGTTCCCACCACCAACCCGTTCACCGGGCCGGTCGGCGGCGCAGCACTCGGGCACCGTGGCGTGGTGGTGGACCGCAACACCACGCCCGCGCCACCGAAGGTCGACGTCGCGTCCTACGTCGTGGCCGACCTCGACACCGGTCAGGTCCTCGCGTCCAAGAACGCCCATCTCCGCCTTCCCCCGGCGAGCACCCTCAAGACCCTCACCGCGGTCACTCTGCTGCCCCGGCTGGACAAGCGCGCCCGCTACACCGCGGTGCCCGCCGACACCCGGGTCGAGGGCAGCCGGGTCGGGATCGAGAACGGCCGCGCGTACACCATCGACCAGTTGTTCTACGGCATGTTCCTGCCGTCCGGCAACGACGCCGCCAGTGCGCTGGGCAACGCCGCCGGGGGCACCCGCACAGCTGTCGAGATGATGAACACCGAGGCCCGCCGGCTCGGTGCGTTCGACACCCACGCGGTCAACACCAGCGGGCTGGACGCACCCGGCCAGGTGTCGTCCGCGTACGACCTGGCGCTGGTCGCGCGCGCGGGCATGGCCCGCGCCGACTTCCGCCGCTACGTCACGACCCTGCGCTACAACTTCCCGGGCAAGGGCAGGAAGAGCTTCCAGATCCAGAACCTCAACAAGCTCCTCGGCCACTATCCCGGCGCGATCGGGGTGAAGAACGGCTACACCACCCAGGCGCACAGCACGCTGGTCGGCGCGGCGGAGCAGGACGGCCGCCGGCTGGTGGTGGTGATCATGCGCTCCAAGGCGCCGTACTGGACCCGCGCTGCCACCCTGCTGGACTGGGGCTTCACCGCCGGCGCCAAGGCGAAGCCCGTCGGCAACCTGGTCAGCAGCGACGACGTGGCCCGGGCCGCGGCCGCCCGAGCACCCGGTGCGGCGACCCCGAAGCCCGGTGCCACCCGGCCGGCCGGCCCGGCGGCCAGTCCCAGCACGAGGCCCACCCTCGCCCCCGGCGCGGGCGGGCCGGACGACCCGGGCGTGACCATCGCCACGGCGGAGTCCGCGTGGCCGCGGCTGCCGGTCTGGCTGTGGCTGATGCTGCTGGTGTTCCTCGGGCTCGCGGGCCTGCGCGTCTTCAGCTACGTACGCTCCCGGCGCTGA
- a CDS encoding serine/threonine dehydratase codes for MSAERANPNDDTVNGTDDDVDDDVDDDTVNGVADDGRGADAFRLPGERELTAAAERLRGQVRRTPVLEIGGAQLGVRARVLVKLELLQHTGSFKARGALNTLLVRPHADDGVVAASGGNHGAAVAWAAARVGAPARIFVPATSPPVKAERVRSYGAEVVVVDGYYPEAFAAAERWSAGRSVVRVHAYDAPEVAAGQGTLGLEAAEQVPDVSTVLVSCGGGGLYAGTALALAGRAVVVPVEPERCPSLSAAVAAGGPVPVEVGGVAADSMGAGMVGRHGYAVAARTHTSPLLVSDEAIAAARAFLWERCRVLAEPGGATALAALTSGVFTPAAGQTVVVVVSGGNTTDVPT; via the coding sequence ATGTCAGCGGAGCGAGCGAACCCGAACGACGACACGGTGAACGGCACGGACGACGACGTGGACGACGACGTGGACGACGACACGGTGAACGGCGTGGCGGACGACGGGCGCGGAGCCGACGCCTTCCGGCTGCCGGGCGAACGCGAACTCACCGCCGCCGCGGAGCGGTTGCGCGGACAGGTCCGGCGTACTCCCGTGCTGGAGATCGGCGGCGCCCAGCTCGGCGTGCGCGCCCGGGTCCTTGTCAAGCTGGAGTTGCTTCAGCACACCGGTTCGTTCAAGGCCCGTGGCGCACTCAACACCCTCCTCGTCCGTCCGCACGCCGACGACGGTGTGGTGGCGGCCTCCGGCGGGAACCACGGCGCCGCGGTCGCCTGGGCGGCCGCCCGGGTGGGTGCACCCGCGCGGATCTTCGTCCCGGCCACGTCGCCGCCGGTGAAGGCCGAACGTGTCAGGTCGTACGGCGCGGAGGTGGTCGTCGTCGACGGCTACTACCCCGAGGCGTTCGCCGCCGCCGAGCGGTGGTCGGCCGGGCGTTCGGTGGTGCGGGTGCACGCGTACGACGCACCGGAGGTGGCGGCGGGTCAGGGCACGCTCGGCCTGGAGGCCGCCGAGCAGGTGCCGGACGTGTCCACCGTGCTGGTGTCCTGCGGCGGCGGAGGGTTGTACGCCGGAACCGCGCTGGCGCTGGCCGGCCGGGCGGTGGTGGTGCCGGTGGAGCCGGAGCGCTGCCCGTCGCTGTCGGCTGCGGTGGCGGCCGGGGGACCGGTGCCGGTCGAGGTCGGCGGCGTGGCCGCGGACAGCATGGGAGCCGGGATGGTCGGCCGGCACGGGTATGCCGTCGCCGCGCGCACCCACACCTCGCCGCTGCTGGTGTCCGACGAGGCGATCGCCGCCGCCCGGGCCTTCCTCTGGGAACGCTGCAGGGTCCTCGCCGAGCCCGGTGGGGCGACGGCGCTGGCGGCCCTGACGTCCGGCGTCTTCACGCCGGCGGCCGGGCAGACCGTGGTCGTGGTGGTGTCCGGCGGCAACACCACCGACGTGCCGACCTGA
- the trpS gene encoding tryptophan--tRNA ligase, which produces MSRPRVFSGIQPTADSFHLGNYLGAVRQWVGMQDEHDAFYCVVDLHAITMGHDPAKLRERSLRSAAQLLAAGLDPERCTLFVQSHVAEHTQLAWILGCLTGFGEAGRMTQFKDKTQKQGVEGATVGLFTYPVLMAADILLYQTDAVPVGEDQRQHLELSRDLAQRFNARFGKTFRVPEPFILADTAKIYDLQDPTAKMSKSSSSPNGIIDLLDDPKTSAKRIRSAVTDSGREITFDRENKPGVSNLLTILSALTGRPVPELVDAYAGKGYGDLKRDVADAVVEFVTPFRERTLALLEDPESLDNILARGAERARTVAAETLREVEDRLGFVVAKR; this is translated from the coding sequence ATGTCGCGACCGCGCGTGTTCTCGGGCATCCAGCCCACCGCCGACTCCTTCCACCTGGGCAACTACCTCGGGGCGGTCCGGCAGTGGGTGGGCATGCAGGACGAGCACGACGCCTTCTACTGCGTCGTCGACCTGCACGCGATCACGATGGGCCACGACCCGGCCAAGCTGAGGGAGCGCAGCCTGCGCTCGGCGGCCCAGCTGCTGGCCGCGGGCCTGGACCCGGAGCGCTGCACGCTGTTCGTGCAGAGCCACGTCGCCGAGCACACCCAGCTGGCCTGGATCCTCGGCTGCCTGACGGGGTTCGGTGAGGCCGGCCGGATGACGCAGTTCAAGGACAAGACGCAGAAGCAGGGCGTCGAGGGCGCCACGGTCGGGTTGTTCACCTACCCCGTGCTGATGGCCGCCGACATCCTGCTCTACCAGACCGACGCCGTGCCGGTCGGTGAGGACCAGCGCCAGCACCTCGAGCTCAGCCGCGACCTCGCGCAGCGCTTCAACGCAAGGTTCGGCAAGACCTTCCGGGTGCCCGAGCCGTTCATCCTGGCAGACACCGCCAAGATCTACGACCTGCAGGACCCCACCGCCAAGATGAGCAAGTCGTCCTCGTCGCCCAACGGCATCATCGACCTGCTGGACGACCCGAAGACCTCCGCCAAGCGGATCCGCAGCGCGGTCACCGACTCCGGCCGGGAGATCACCTTCGACCGGGAGAACAAGCCCGGGGTGTCCAACCTGCTCACGATCCTGTCCGCGCTCACCGGACGGCCCGTGCCCGAGCTGGTGGACGCCTACGCCGGCAAGGGGTACGGCGACCTCAAGCGCGACGTGGCCGACGCCGTGGTGGAGTTCGTGACGCCCTTCCGCGAGCGCACGCTGGCCCTGCTGGAGGACCCCGAGAGCCTGGACAACATCCTGGCCCGTGGGGCCGAGCGTGCCCGGACGGTCGCCGCGGAGACGCTGCGCGAAGTCGAGGACCGGCTCGGTTTCGTCGTGGCGAAACGATAG
- a CDS encoding XRE family transcriptional regulator translates to MTGRRDTAPRTMLEHLIRQRDQTYDEVAGAFETLARQTGERGASMSARHLRRLASGQRTGMTPVTRRVLQAMFGRSAAELVAPYATTGPALGTGPTAAAWPTTGTATGTAEPATGLGAGPGRADAFAQDPGDLDILERSARRARGFGLLVARTSLGEESLGQVYAEVRQLTYAYQQRPLPRLLGTLATTQDLLFTLLEGPQHPAHVRRLHFAAALVSGMLAKLAHDRVDAPNAMAHAYAAFVCADLADHNGLRAWARGLQSVVSYWIGRPQDAIRYAQAGADYATTDGTEVWLHASEARALAVLTRARPAEGRQGFYYAADAMAWLPTDLREHVEVLHRDASAWEDPARGYPRRGGENP, encoded by the coding sequence ATGACGGGGAGACGAGACACCGCCCCTCGCACCATGCTGGAACACCTGATCCGCCAGCGGGACCAGACCTACGACGAGGTGGCCGGGGCGTTCGAGACGCTGGCCCGGCAGACCGGTGAACGCGGGGCGAGCATGTCCGCGCGTCACCTGCGCCGGCTCGCGTCCGGTCAGCGCACCGGCATGACGCCGGTCACCCGGCGGGTGCTGCAGGCGATGTTCGGCCGGTCCGCCGCGGAGCTGGTCGCGCCGTACGCCACGACCGGCCCGGCGCTCGGGACCGGGCCCACCGCGGCAGCCTGGCCGACGACCGGGACGGCGACCGGGACGGCCGAACCGGCGACAGGGCTCGGCGCCGGGCCCGGCCGCGCCGACGCCTTCGCGCAGGACCCCGGCGACCTGGACATCCTGGAGCGGTCCGCCCGGCGGGCGCGCGGGTTCGGGCTGCTGGTCGCCCGCACCTCCCTCGGCGAGGAGAGCCTGGGGCAGGTCTACGCCGAGGTGCGCCAGCTCACCTACGCCTACCAACAGCGGCCGCTGCCGCGGCTCCTGGGCACTCTCGCCACCACCCAGGACCTGCTGTTCACCCTGCTGGAGGGTCCGCAGCATCCCGCGCACGTACGCCGGCTGCACTTCGCCGCCGCCCTGGTGTCCGGGATGCTGGCCAAGCTCGCCCACGACCGGGTGGACGCGCCGAACGCGATGGCGCACGCGTACGCCGCGTTCGTGTGCGCCGACCTCGCCGACCACAACGGCCTGCGGGCCTGGGCACGTGGGCTGCAGTCGGTGGTGTCGTACTGGATCGGCCGCCCGCAGGACGCGATCCGCTACGCCCAGGCGGGTGCCGACTACGCCACCACCGACGGGACCGAGGTCTGGCTGCACGCGAGCGAGGCACGTGCCCTGGCCGTCCTCACCCGTGCGCGCCCGGCGGAAGGCCGGCAGGGGTTCTACTACGCCGCCGACGCCATGGCCTGGCTGCCCACCGACCTGCGCGAGCACGTCGAGGTGCTCCACCGCGACGCGTCGGCATGGGAGGACCCCGCTCGTGGATATCCTCGTCGCGGAGGCGAGAACCCATGA
- a CDS encoding amidohydrolase — MPLDSAVVAEVDRLAKTYTDELIAFRRDLHTHPEPGREEFRTTRVVSDRLETAGFAPVRLPVGTGLLCDVGGPGLGPVKAALRADLDALRVVDEKTVPYRSSRPGVCHACGHDAHTAIVLGAGLVLGELATAGLLGNRVRLVFQPAEEIIPGGALDVLATDGALAGVEQIFAVHCDPRLEVGTVGLRAGPITSAADRVHVRLTGPGGHTARPHLSADLVHALSTLVSQLPLALSRRVDPRGGLTLVWGRIQAGAAANAIPMEGEAEGTLRCLDVSVWESAAELVPVLAHQIVAPYGVSVQAEVHRGVPPVVNDPFAIGLLQRAVEATMGRDAVGTTEQSLGGEDFAWYLTRTRGALARLGVRPTGSTRPFDIHQGTFDIDEHAISVGVRTLVGAALLANDDD, encoded by the coding sequence GTGCCCCTCGACTCAGCTGTCGTTGCCGAGGTGGACCGGCTCGCCAAGACCTACACCGACGAGCTGATCGCCTTCCGACGTGATCTTCACACCCATCCCGAACCCGGCCGGGAAGAGTTCCGGACCACCCGGGTGGTCAGCGACCGCCTGGAAACGGCCGGCTTCGCTCCTGTCCGCCTGCCCGTGGGCACCGGGCTGCTGTGCGACGTCGGCGGCCCCGGCCTCGGGCCGGTCAAGGCCGCCTTGCGCGCCGACCTGGACGCGTTGCGGGTGGTGGACGAGAAGACCGTTCCCTATCGTTCCAGCCGTCCGGGCGTGTGCCACGCCTGCGGCCACGACGCACACACCGCGATCGTTCTCGGCGCCGGGCTGGTGCTCGGCGAACTCGCCACGGCCGGGCTGCTCGGCAACCGCGTGCGCCTGGTCTTCCAGCCCGCGGAGGAGATCATCCCCGGCGGCGCGCTGGACGTGCTCGCCACCGACGGCGCCCTGGCCGGGGTGGAGCAGATCTTCGCCGTGCACTGCGACCCGCGGCTGGAGGTGGGCACCGTCGGCCTGCGGGCCGGGCCGATCACCTCCGCCGCCGACCGGGTGCACGTACGCCTGACCGGCCCCGGCGGGCACACCGCCCGGCCCCACCTGTCCGCCGATCTCGTACACGCCCTGTCCACGTTGGTGAGCCAGCTTCCGCTGGCGCTGAGCCGGCGGGTCGACCCGCGCGGTGGGCTGACCCTGGTCTGGGGACGCATCCAGGCCGGCGCCGCGGCGAACGCGATCCCCATGGAGGGCGAGGCCGAGGGCACCCTGCGCTGCCTGGACGTCAGCGTCTGGGAGTCCGCCGCCGAACTCGTTCCGGTGCTCGCGCACCAGATCGTGGCGCCCTACGGCGTGAGCGTGCAGGCCGAGGTGCACCGCGGCGTACCACCTGTGGTCAACGACCCGTTCGCGATCGGCCTTCTCCAGCGGGCGGTGGAGGCGACGATGGGCCGCGACGCCGTGGGCACGACCGAGCAGAGCCTGGGCGGTGAGGACTTCGCGTGGTACCTCACCAGGACCCGGGGAGCCCTTGCCCGCCTGGGAGTTCGGCCGACCGGCAGCACCCGGCCGTTCGACATCCACCAGGGAACGTTCGACATCGACGAGCACGCCATCTCGGTCGGCGTACGCACTCTCGTCGGCGCAGCGCTGCTGGCCAACGACGACGACTGA
- a CDS encoding YihY/virulence factor BrkB family protein, translating into MNVSRVRQRLDYKVARLRVRSRLVDHLARALAHYNKVLGSQLAASATYFAFLSFFPLVALVFAAVGYVVEYVPGARDAVTSAMSSVLPGMIGTGKNQLDVEAIARNKTGVGIIGLAVLLYSGLNWISALRTSLQAVFAAVAEDGRNFVLNKVFDLVVLVAAGAVLLVSVGVSTAVTAFADFIFTLAHLTRVPGVGVLLWAVAAAVGVAASSVLFFTLYRLLPRHDVPAAKLWRGALLAALGFEVLKQIAGLVLGTVTGNPLYGAFAVLVALLVWINYFDRLTVLGAAWAVTGVPVEKMTHPEKAGGVRRVRPQGERPGDGADGGAGLAPAGGRARRIRRGLSAAFGAFAGGLTVGWLASRRRRREAEPQRRERT; encoded by the coding sequence ATGAACGTTTCGCGGGTGCGGCAACGGCTGGACTACAAGGTGGCCCGGCTGCGGGTGCGCTCGAGGCTGGTCGACCACCTGGCCCGGGCGCTGGCCCACTACAACAAGGTGCTCGGGAGCCAGCTCGCCGCGTCGGCGACGTACTTCGCCTTCCTGTCCTTCTTTCCGCTGGTCGCGCTGGTGTTCGCCGCGGTCGGCTACGTGGTGGAGTACGTCCCCGGCGCGAGGGACGCGGTCACCTCGGCGATGTCGTCGGTGCTGCCCGGGATGATCGGCACCGGTAAGAACCAGCTCGACGTCGAGGCCATCGCGCGCAACAAGACGGGGGTGGGCATCATCGGCCTGGCGGTGCTGCTCTACTCCGGGCTGAACTGGATCTCCGCGCTGCGCACGTCCCTGCAGGCGGTGTTCGCGGCCGTCGCCGAGGACGGCCGCAACTTCGTGCTCAACAAGGTGTTCGACCTGGTCGTGCTGGTCGCGGCCGGCGCCGTCCTGCTGGTCTCGGTCGGGGTGAGCACGGCCGTCACGGCGTTCGCCGACTTCATCTTCACCCTCGCCCACCTGACCAGGGTTCCCGGAGTCGGCGTCTTGTTGTGGGCGGTGGCGGCGGCGGTCGGCGTGGCGGCGAGCTCGGTGCTGTTCTTCACGCTCTACCGGCTGCTGCCCCGGCACGACGTACCCGCTGCGAAGCTGTGGCGCGGCGCGCTGCTGGCCGCCCTCGGGTTCGAGGTCCTCAAGCAGATCGCGGGTCTGGTGCTCGGCACGGTGACCGGCAACCCGCTCTACGGCGCGTTCGCGGTCCTGGTCGCGCTGCTGGTGTGGATCAACTACTTCGACCGGCTGACCGTGCTCGGCGCCGCGTGGGCGGTCACCGGTGTGCCGGTGGAGAAGATGACCCATCCGGAGAAGGCCGGAGGGGTGCGGCGCGTACGCCCGCAGGGTGAGCGGCCGGGTGACGGTGCCGATGGGGGCGCGGGGCTCGCCCCGGCAGGGGGACGGGCCCGGCGAATCCGCCGCGGGCTGTCGGCGGCGTTCGGTGCGTTCGCGGGCGGCCTCACGGTCGGCTGGCTGGCCAGCCGGCGGCGGCGCCGCGAGGCCGAACCTCAGCGCCGGGAGCGTACGTAG